From the genome of Campylobacter concisus, one region includes:
- a CDS encoding M48 family metallopeptidase yields the protein MKKFLLTLLATSLLFTGCSSVTKAGVVGADRKQFMLVSSEAMEQSSAQAYVKTLTAARSKGELNVDPILTKRVQDIAKRLIAQTGIFRDDALKWKWQVNVINEDTLNAWCMPGGRIVVYSGIIKRLNLTDAQLAAVMGHEIAHALREHSREQASADQMKSIGIFAIATATGLGDLGANALNLASEYTISLPFSRSHETEADHIGTELMARAGYDPKEAVEVWVKMSKMSGGKVPEILSTHPSNESRIKDLKEIAAKLEPIYQAAKKC from the coding sequence ATGAAAAAATTTCTACTTACATTGTTAGCGACTAGTTTGCTCTTCACTGGCTGCTCAAGCGTTACAAAAGCAGGCGTTGTTGGTGCTGATCGTAAGCAATTTATGCTAGTCTCATCAGAAGCTATGGAGCAAAGCTCAGCCCAAGCCTACGTCAAGACGCTAACAGCTGCTAGAAGTAAAGGCGAGCTAAATGTTGATCCGATCCTTACAAAAAGAGTTCAAGATATCGCTAAAAGGCTTATCGCTCAAACTGGTATTTTTAGGGATGATGCTCTAAAATGGAAGTGGCAAGTAAATGTTATTAACGAAGATACGCTAAATGCTTGGTGTATGCCAGGGGGAAGGATAGTCGTTTATAGTGGCATCATAAAAAGGCTAAATTTAACAGATGCGCAGCTAGCAGCGGTCATGGGTCACGAGATTGCCCACGCGCTTAGAGAGCACAGCAGGGAGCAAGCAAGTGCTGATCAGATGAAAAGCATAGGTATCTTTGCAATAGCTACAGCTACTGGCCTTGGCGATCTTGGAGCTAATGCTCTAAATTTAGCTAGCGAATACACCATATCTCTACCGTTTTCTCGCTCGCATGAGACCGAGGCTGATCACATCGGTACTGAGCTAATGGCAAGAGCTGGATACGATCCAAAAGAAGCGGTCGAAGTCTGGGTAAAAATGAGCAAGATGAGTGGCGGAAAGGTGCCTGAAATTTTAAGCACTCACCCATCAAATGAGAGCAGGATCAAGGACTTAAAAGAGATCGCAGCAAAGCTTGAGCCGATCTATCAAGCAGCCAAAAAATGCTAG